From Inquilinus sp. Marseille-Q2685:
CTATCCGGAGCAGCGGCGCGAGGAAGGGCTGTTCGGGTCGGCCCCGCACACCGATTACGGCTTCATCACCCTGCTGGCGCAGGACTCCGTGGGCGGGCTCGAGGTCCGCAACCGCGCCGGCGAGTGGATCCCGGCGCCGCCGATCCCGGACACCTTCGTCATGAATGTCGGCGACATCCTGGCGCGCTGGTCGAACGACCGCTTCGCCTCGACCCCGCACCGGGTGCTGAACCTGAGCGGCCGCGAGCGCTATTCGCAGCCCTTCTTCTACGACCCGTCGATGGACACGGTGGTCGATTGTCCCGCCGCCATCCTGGCTCCGGGCGAAGCGCCGCGCCACCCGCCGGTGCGCTACGGCGACTATCTGCTCGATCGGCTGAACAAGAACTACGAGTACCGCAAGAAGGCGTCCTGAGAACGCCAAGGAACCCGGCAGAGGTTCCACGGGGAGACGCCGCCCAGGTCGGCGGTCCACAAACAGCGGAGACAAGGACATGCAGCCCACTCGACGGCAGGTTGTCATGGCATGCGCGGCCCTGATGGGCCCGGCCATGCTGCGCGTCCCGGCCCTGGCGGCCGCGGCGCAGGAGCTGGTCATCACCACCTATGGCGGGGTCTGGGAGGCGTTCTGGCGCAACAGCCTGGTGCCCGCCTTCGAGACCGCGACCGGCGCCAAGACGAAGCTCGACATCGGCTTCGGCCGCACCTTCACCTCGACCCTGCGCGCGGCCGGCAAGGACCACCCGCCCTATTCCATGGTGATGATGAACGAGATCTTCGCCTCGCTGCTGCGCAAGGAGGGCTACTTCGAGAAGTTCGACCTCTCGCTGGTGCCGCACTACAAGGACCTGTACCCGATCGCCCAGACCGGCGACGGCTGGGCCGCGGTCGGCATGATCTCGCCGCTCGGCCTCGGCTACCGTACCGACCTGGTGCAGACCCCGCCGAAATCCTGGAAGGACCTGTGGGACAACCCGGAGTTCCAGGGCCGCATCGGCCTCTACAACATCGTCAACTCCGCCGGCAAGGCGATGGTGATGCTGACCGGCAAGCTGTTCGGCAGCGGCCCGCAGGACCTGGACAAGGCCTATGAGAAGCTGGGCGAGCTGGCGCCCGTGCTGCAGACCGACTTCAACATGTCGACCCTGATGTCGACCGGGGAGATCGTGGTCGCGCCCTATGATTTCGGCGAGATCGCCCGGCTGAAGCACCAGGGCCTGCCGGTCGAGTGCATCGTGCCGGAGGAAGGCCTGCTGATGTGGGACCAGACCTTCAGCATCTGCGCCAACGCCCCGGCGCGCGAGCTGGCCTACAAGTATATCGACTTCATCCTGTCACCCGAGACGCAGCTGATGCTGGCGCGGGAGTTCTTCGTCTCCCCGGTCAACCGCACGGTCGAGGTGCCGGAGGATCTGCGCGCCGATGTCCCGGTCTACGGCGAGCAGATGGGCAGGATCCTCGCCTGGGACTGGGACTGGGTGAACGCCAATGCCACCGAGATGACGGAACGCTGGAACCGGACCTTCCAGTGACCGAGGTCGTCATTTCAGAGCTGACCCGCAGCTTCGGCGCCGCCCGGGCGGTCGACCGGCTGTCGCTGTCGATCGACAGCGGCGAGTTCGTCTCGCTGCTGGGCCCGTCGGGCTGCGGCAAGACCACCACGCTGAAGCTGATCGCGGGATTCGAGGAGGCCGAGCACGGCAGCATCGCCTTCGACGGGCGCGACGTCTCGGCCTTGCCGCCGGAGCGGCGGGACATCGGCATGGTGTTCCAGTCCTACGCCCTCTTCCCGCACATGACCGTGGCCCGGAACCTGGCCTTCGGGCTGGAGATGCGGAAGGTCGGCCGGGCCGAGACCGCAACCCGCGTCGCCCGGGTGCTGGAGATGGTGCAGCTGCGCGGGATGGAGGAGCGCTACCCACGCGAGCTGAGCGGCGGCCAGCAGCA
This genomic window contains:
- a CDS encoding PotD/PotF family extracellular solute-binding protein, translating into MACAALMGPAMLRVPALAAAAQELVITTYGGVWEAFWRNSLVPAFETATGAKTKLDIGFGRTFTSTLRAAGKDHPPYSMVMMNEIFASLLRKEGYFEKFDLSLVPHYKDLYPIAQTGDGWAAVGMISPLGLGYRTDLVQTPPKSWKDLWDNPEFQGRIGLYNIVNSAGKAMVMLTGKLFGSGPQDLDKAYEKLGELAPVLQTDFNMSTLMSTGEIVVAPYDFGEIARLKHQGLPVECIVPEEGLLMWDQTFSICANAPARELAYKYIDFILSPETQLMLAREFFVSPVNRTVEVPEDLRADVPVYGEQMGRILAWDWDWVNANATEMTERWNRTFQ